One window of Ziziphus jujuba cultivar Dongzao chromosome 5, ASM3175591v1 genomic DNA carries:
- the LOC107420249 gene encoding protein RADIALIS-like 3 produces the protein MASGWTPKQNKLFENALAIYDKDTPDRWHNLARAVGGKTVEEVKRHYEVLVEDVNKIESGEVPLPNYPKIGGTNKACKYMDEEQRLRSLKLQ, from the exons atGGCCTCCGGGTGGACTCCAAAGCAAAACAAGCTGTTTGAGAATGCTTTAGCCATCTACGACAAGGACACACCGGACCGCTGGCACAATCTGGCCAGAGCCGTCGGTGGTAAAACCGTGGAGGAAGTGAAGAGGCATTACGAAGTACTCGTGGAAGATGTGAACAAGATTGAATCTGGCGAAGTCCCTTTGCCCAATTACCCAAAAATTGGAGGCACCAACAAAGCCTGCAAGTACATGGATGAAGAACAAAG GTTGAGGAGTCTGAAACTGCAATGA
- the LOC107420263 gene encoding 3-ketoacyl-CoA synthase 4 isoform X1, giving the protein MDRGGATHVAPAGGGGSGAVGVQIQPTRRLPDFLQSVNLKYVKLGYHYLISNLLTLCFIPLIIVTLIEASQMDVGDLRQLWFHLQYNLVSVIICSAFLVFGLTVYIMTRPRPVYLVDYSCFRAPDHLKAPFDRFMEHSRLTGDFDDTSLNFQRKILERSGLGEETYVPEAMHEIPPTPTMAAAREEAEQVMFGSLDNLFANTNVKPKDIGILVVNCSLFNPTPSLSAMIVNKYKLRGNIRSFNLGGMGCSAGVIAIDLAKDMLQVHRNTYAVVVSTENITQNWYFGNKKSMLIPNCLFRVGCSAVLLSNRSGDRRRAKYRLVHVVRTHRGADDKAFRCVYQEQDEVGKTGVSLSKDLMAIAGGALKTNITTLGPLVLPISEQLLFFATLLVKKLLNGNVKPYIPDFKLAFDHFCIHAGGRAVIDELEKNLQLSPSHVEASRMTLHRFGNTSSSSIWYELAYTEAKGRMRRGNRVWQIAFGSGFKCNSAVWEALRNVKPCRNGPWEDCIDKYPVKIVS; this is encoded by the coding sequence ATGGACCGGGGCGGCGCTACCCACGTTGCCCCCGCCGGAGGAGGTGGTTCCGGTGCCGTTGGAGTTCAGATCCAGCCGACCCGAAGGCTACCTGATTTCCTACAGAGCGTCAATCTCAAATACGTCAAATTAGGGTATCATTATCTGATCTCCAATCTCTTAACCTTGTGTTTCATACCTCTAATTATCGTAACCCTAATCGAGGCCTCTCAAATGGATGTGGGTGATCTGCGCCAACTCTGGTTTCATCTGCAGTACAATTTGGTCAGCGTCATCATTTGCTCCGCTTTCTTGGTCTTCGGTTTGACCGTCTACATCATGACCAGGCCCAGGCCCGTTTATCTCGTGGACTATTCCTGTTTCCGTGCTCCCGATCATCTCAAAGCCCCGTTCGACCGCTTCATGGAGCATTCCAGGCTCACCGGCGACTTCGACGACACGTCGCTCAATTTCCAGCGCAAGATTCTGGAACGCTCCGGACTCGGCGAGGAGACTTATGTCCCAGAAGCGATGCACGAAATCCCGCCGACGCCAACGATGGCTGCGGCGAGGGAAGAGGCCGAGCAGGTCATGTTTGGCTCCTTGGATAACCTATTCGCAAATACGAATGTCAAGCCCAAGGATATTGGGATTCTCGTTGTGAATTGCAGCTTGTTTAATCCTACCCCATCGCTTTCCGCTATGATTGTGAATAAATACAAACTCAGAGGTAATATTAGGAGCTTCAATTTGGGAGGGATGGGTTGTAGTGCTGGGGTTATTGCCATTGATTTAGCGAAAGATATGCTTCAAGTTCATAGGAATACATACGCTGTGGTTGTGAGCACCGAGAATATTACCCAGAATTGGTATTTTGGAAACAAGAAATCCATGTTGATACCCAATTGCTTGTTTCGAGTTGGGTGTTCGGCGGTTTTGCTATCAAACAGGTCCGGAGATAGAAGACGAGCCAAGTATAGACTTGTTCATGTAGTGAGAACCCATCGTGGGGCAGATGATAAGGCTTTTCGCTGCGTTTATCAGGAACAAGACGAGGTGGGGAAGACAGGCGTTTCACTGTCCAAGGATTTGATGGCGATTGCTGGAGGAGCGCTCAAGACCAACATCACAACTCTGGGTCCTCTTGTGCTTCCAATCAGCGAGCAGCTTTTGTTCTTTGCCACCCTTTTGGTTAAGAAATTGCTGAATGGGAATGTGAAGCCTTATATACCAGATTTCAAACTGGCATTTGATCATTTTTGCATACACGCCGGTGGCAGAGCTGTGATTGATGAATTGGAGAAGAACCTGCAGCTTTCACCATCTCATGTGGAGGCTTCAAGGATGACTCTTCACCGGTTTGGGAACACTTCGTCGAGCTCGATTTGGTATGAATTGGCCTATACAGAAGCCAAAGGAAGGATGCGCAGAGGAAACCGTGTTTGGCAGATTGCATTTGGAAGTGGGTTTAAATGTAATAGTGCGGTTTGGGAGGCGCTTAGAAATGTAAAGCCTTGTCGAAATGGTCCATGGGAAGATTGCATTGATAAGTATCCGGTTAAGATAGTTTCATAG
- the LOC107420264 gene encoding uncharacterized protein LOC107420264 isoform X3 — protein MASNSSSFKIILGSSSVAHRKILAEMGYDFTIMTADIDEKSIRREKPEGLVMAIAEAKADAIISKLQTIDNEKKDAEPTVIVAADTVVVYEGVIREKPSSKEEARQFMKDYSGGHAATVGSVLVTNLKTGFRKVDWDRVEIYFHEIPDETIETLIEEGTVLKVAGGLIIEHPLILPLIKQVVGTTDSVMGLPKALTERLLKEAI, from the exons ATGGCATCGAATTCTTCTTCCTTCAAG ATAATATTGGGATCGTCTTCGGTAGCACATCGGAAAATATTGGCTGAGATGGGATACGACTTCACTATCATG ACTGCGGACATTGATGAGAAATCCATCCGAAGGGAAAAGCCGGAGGGTTTGGTTATGGCTATTGCGGAAGCGAAG GCTGACGCTATCATATCAAAACTACAAACAATCGATAATGAAAAGAAGGATGCTGAACCAACAGTTATAGTTGCAGCAGATACA GTGGTGGTCTATGAAGGGGTGATCAGGGAAAAACCTTCCAGCAAGGAAGAAGCACGTCAGTTTATGAAAG ACTATTCTGGTGGGCATGCAGCAACCGTAGGGTCTGTGCTTGTTACAAATCTTAAAACAGGATTCAGAAAAGTAGATTGGGACAGAGTGGAG ATCTATTTCCATGAAATACCTGATGAAACCATTGAGACCTTG ATTGAGGAGGGTACCGTGCTCAAGGTTGCTGGGGGACTGATAATCGAGCATCCTTTGATTCTTCCCTTAATAAAACAAGTG GTAGGGACAACTGATAGCGTGATGGGACTCCCCAAGGCTCTCACTGAGAGACTGCTAAAGGAGGCCATCTAG
- the LOC107420263 gene encoding 3-ketoacyl-CoA synthase 4 isoform X2 codes for MTRPRPVYLVDYSCFRAPDHLKAPFDRFMEHSRLTGDFDDTSLNFQRKILERSGLGEETYVPEAMHEIPPTPTMAAAREEAEQVMFGSLDNLFANTNVKPKDIGILVVNCSLFNPTPSLSAMIVNKYKLRGNIRSFNLGGMGCSAGVIAIDLAKDMLQVHRNTYAVVVSTENITQNWYFGNKKSMLIPNCLFRVGCSAVLLSNRSGDRRRAKYRLVHVVRTHRGADDKAFRCVYQEQDEVGKTGVSLSKDLMAIAGGALKTNITTLGPLVLPISEQLLFFATLLVKKLLNGNVKPYIPDFKLAFDHFCIHAGGRAVIDELEKNLQLSPSHVEASRMTLHRFGNTSSSSIWYELAYTEAKGRMRRGNRVWQIAFGSGFKCNSAVWEALRNVKPCRNGPWEDCIDKYPVKIVS; via the coding sequence ATGACCAGGCCCAGGCCCGTTTATCTCGTGGACTATTCCTGTTTCCGTGCTCCCGATCATCTCAAAGCCCCGTTCGACCGCTTCATGGAGCATTCCAGGCTCACCGGCGACTTCGACGACACGTCGCTCAATTTCCAGCGCAAGATTCTGGAACGCTCCGGACTCGGCGAGGAGACTTATGTCCCAGAAGCGATGCACGAAATCCCGCCGACGCCAACGATGGCTGCGGCGAGGGAAGAGGCCGAGCAGGTCATGTTTGGCTCCTTGGATAACCTATTCGCAAATACGAATGTCAAGCCCAAGGATATTGGGATTCTCGTTGTGAATTGCAGCTTGTTTAATCCTACCCCATCGCTTTCCGCTATGATTGTGAATAAATACAAACTCAGAGGTAATATTAGGAGCTTCAATTTGGGAGGGATGGGTTGTAGTGCTGGGGTTATTGCCATTGATTTAGCGAAAGATATGCTTCAAGTTCATAGGAATACATACGCTGTGGTTGTGAGCACCGAGAATATTACCCAGAATTGGTATTTTGGAAACAAGAAATCCATGTTGATACCCAATTGCTTGTTTCGAGTTGGGTGTTCGGCGGTTTTGCTATCAAACAGGTCCGGAGATAGAAGACGAGCCAAGTATAGACTTGTTCATGTAGTGAGAACCCATCGTGGGGCAGATGATAAGGCTTTTCGCTGCGTTTATCAGGAACAAGACGAGGTGGGGAAGACAGGCGTTTCACTGTCCAAGGATTTGATGGCGATTGCTGGAGGAGCGCTCAAGACCAACATCACAACTCTGGGTCCTCTTGTGCTTCCAATCAGCGAGCAGCTTTTGTTCTTTGCCACCCTTTTGGTTAAGAAATTGCTGAATGGGAATGTGAAGCCTTATATACCAGATTTCAAACTGGCATTTGATCATTTTTGCATACACGCCGGTGGCAGAGCTGTGATTGATGAATTGGAGAAGAACCTGCAGCTTTCACCATCTCATGTGGAGGCTTCAAGGATGACTCTTCACCGGTTTGGGAACACTTCGTCGAGCTCGATTTGGTATGAATTGGCCTATACAGAAGCCAAAGGAAGGATGCGCAGAGGAAACCGTGTTTGGCAGATTGCATTTGGAAGTGGGTTTAAATGTAATAGTGCGGTTTGGGAGGCGCTTAGAAATGTAAAGCCTTGTCGAAATGGTCCATGGGAAGATTGCATTGATAAGTATCCGGTTAAGATAGTTTCATAG
- the LOC107420264 gene encoding uncharacterized protein LOC107420264 isoform X2 has protein sequence MASNSSSFKIILGSSSVAHRKILAEMGYDFTIMTADIDEKSIRREKPEGLVMAIAEAKADAILQRLPIGDNIIKDAEPTLLITSDQVVVYEGVIREKPSSKEEARQFMKDYSGGHAATVGSVLVTNLKTGFRKVDWDRVEIYFHEIPDETIETLIEEGTVLKVAGGLIIEHPLILPLIKQVVGTTDSVMGLPKALTERLLKEAI, from the exons ATGGCATCGAATTCTTCTTCCTTCAAG ATAATATTGGGATCGTCTTCGGTAGCACATCGGAAAATATTGGCTGAGATGGGATACGACTTCACTATCATG ACTGCGGACATTGATGAGAAATCCATCCGAAGGGAAAAGCCGGAGGGTTTGGTTATGGCTATTGCGGAAGCGAAG GCAGATGCCATCTTACAAAGGCTCCCCATTGGTGACAACATAATAAAGGATGCTGAGCCAACACTATTAATTACTTCTGATCAA GTGGTGGTCTATGAAGGGGTGATCAGGGAAAAACCTTCCAGCAAGGAAGAAGCACGTCAGTTTATGAAAG ACTATTCTGGTGGGCATGCAGCAACCGTAGGGTCTGTGCTTGTTACAAATCTTAAAACAGGATTCAGAAAAGTAGATTGGGACAGAGTGGAG ATCTATTTCCATGAAATACCTGATGAAACCATTGAGACCTTG ATTGAGGAGGGTACCGTGCTCAAGGTTGCTGGGGGACTGATAATCGAGCATCCTTTGATTCTTCCCTTAATAAAACAAGTG GTAGGGACAACTGATAGCGTGATGGGACTCCCCAAGGCTCTCACTGAGAGACTGCTAAAGGAGGCCATCTAG
- the LOC107420264 gene encoding uncharacterized protein LOC107420264 isoform X1: MASNSSSFKIILGSSSVAHRKILAEMGYDFTIMTADIDEKSIRREKPEGLVMAIAEAKADAIISKLQTIDNEKKDAEPTVIVAADTADAILQRLPIGDNIIKDAEPTLLITSDQVVVYEGVIREKPSSKEEARQFMKDYSGGHAATVGSVLVTNLKTGFRKVDWDRVEIYFHEIPDETIETLIEEGTVLKVAGGLIIEHPLILPLIKQVVGTTDSVMGLPKALTERLLKEAI; encoded by the exons ATGGCATCGAATTCTTCTTCCTTCAAG ATAATATTGGGATCGTCTTCGGTAGCACATCGGAAAATATTGGCTGAGATGGGATACGACTTCACTATCATG ACTGCGGACATTGATGAGAAATCCATCCGAAGGGAAAAGCCGGAGGGTTTGGTTATGGCTATTGCGGAAGCGAAG GCTGACGCTATCATATCAAAACTACAAACAATCGATAATGAAAAGAAGGATGCTGAACCAACAGTTATAGTTGCAGCAGATACA GCAGATGCCATCTTACAAAGGCTCCCCATTGGTGACAACATAATAAAGGATGCTGAGCCAACACTATTAATTACTTCTGATCAA GTGGTGGTCTATGAAGGGGTGATCAGGGAAAAACCTTCCAGCAAGGAAGAAGCACGTCAGTTTATGAAAG ACTATTCTGGTGGGCATGCAGCAACCGTAGGGTCTGTGCTTGTTACAAATCTTAAAACAGGATTCAGAAAAGTAGATTGGGACAGAGTGGAG ATCTATTTCCATGAAATACCTGATGAAACCATTGAGACCTTG ATTGAGGAGGGTACCGTGCTCAAGGTTGCTGGGGGACTGATAATCGAGCATCCTTTGATTCTTCCCTTAATAAAACAAGTG GTAGGGACAACTGATAGCGTGATGGGACTCCCCAAGGCTCTCACTGAGAGACTGCTAAAGGAGGCCATCTAG